A genomic stretch from Acetobacter ascendens includes:
- a CDS encoding ABC-F family ATP-binding cassette domain-containing protein, producing MAHPPLLHLQDITLTLGGNPLLDGAGFAVGRGERLCLVGRNGSGKSTLLKIAAGVIQPDSGSVFVQPGASLRYLPQEPDLTAYATTADYVVDQIGDPDMAWRAAPLLDALGLTGKENTQNLSGGEGRRCAIAGVLAAAPDVLLLDEPTNHLDMPTIEWLERELLSLGCAMVIISHDRRLLSTLSRSVVWLDRGITRRLDEGFGRFEAWREEVLEQEERDAHKLDRQIAREEDWMRYGVTARRKRNVRRVRELADLRTARKEAIRVPGTLTLNTQAAATSSKLVAVAEDISKAWGEKQVVRHLDLRILRGDRLGIVGANGAGKTTLLRMLTGLDQPDSGKISLGPSLNMVTLDQQRRSLNPQSTLADTLTEGGGDMVLVGTEKRHVIGYMKDFLFRPEQARTPVSALSGGERGRLMLACALAKPSNLLVLDEPTNDLDLETLDILQDMLSSYEGTVLLVSHDRDFLDRVATSVLATEGDGNWIEYAGGYSDMLAQRHQKPLTTAAVVENEPSKPKDAAPVRGPAKKLSYKDQFALDNLPKEMEKLEAQATTLREKLADPDLYGKNPAQFEKISADLQNLETKLAESEERWLELEMKREALQAD from the coding sequence ATGGCGCATCCTCCTTTACTCCACCTTCAGGACATCACTCTTACACTGGGGGGGAACCCACTTTTGGATGGCGCGGGCTTTGCCGTTGGGCGAGGTGAGCGCCTGTGCCTTGTGGGCAGAAACGGCTCGGGTAAGTCTACTCTCCTCAAAATAGCAGCCGGCGTTATTCAGCCGGATTCAGGTTCTGTTTTTGTGCAGCCCGGTGCTTCCCTGCGCTATCTACCGCAGGAGCCGGATTTAACCGCCTATGCTACAACGGCAGATTATGTGGTGGACCAGATTGGAGACCCGGATATGGCATGGCGAGCCGCGCCATTGCTGGATGCGCTGGGCCTTACAGGCAAGGAAAACACGCAAAACCTATCTGGTGGTGAAGGCCGGCGCTGCGCCATTGCCGGGGTGCTGGCGGCAGCCCCTGATGTGCTGCTGCTGGATGAGCCCACTAACCATCTGGACATGCCCACTATTGAATGGCTGGAGCGCGAACTGCTGAGCCTTGGCTGCGCCATGGTGATTATCAGCCATGATAGGCGGCTGCTTTCTACGCTTTCACGGTCTGTTGTGTGGCTAGATCGGGGGATTACCCGCAGGCTTGATGAAGGCTTTGGAAGGTTTGAAGCCTGGCGTGAAGAAGTTCTGGAACAGGAAGAGCGCGATGCGCACAAGCTGGACAGGCAGATTGCGCGTGAAGAAGACTGGATGCGTTATGGCGTTACGGCACGCCGTAAACGTAACGTGCGCCGCGTGCGGGAACTGGCAGATTTGCGCACAGCCCGTAAGGAGGCCATTCGTGTCCCCGGCACCCTCACCTTAAACACGCAGGCTGCCGCAACGTCCAGCAAGCTGGTGGCCGTGGCCGAAGATATCAGCAAAGCGTGGGGTGAAAAACAGGTCGTCCGCCATCTGGACCTGCGCATCCTGCGAGGAGACCGGCTGGGTATTGTTGGCGCCAACGGTGCTGGCAAAACCACATTGCTGCGTATGCTTACAGGGCTGGACCAACCCGATAGTGGTAAAATCTCGCTTGGCCCCTCCCTCAATATGGTGACGCTGGATCAGCAGCGCCGGAGCCTAAACCCACAAAGCACCTTGGCCGATACCCTGACTGAAGGTGGCGGTGATATGGTTCTGGTGGGCACGGAAAAGCGCCACGTTATTGGGTATATGAAAGACTTTCTCTTTCGGCCTGAACAGGCACGTACACCTGTAAGTGCCCTTTCTGGCGGAGAACGTGGGCGCTTGATGCTGGCCTGCGCCTTGGCCAAGCCCTCTAATCTGCTGGTATTGGACGAACCGACTAACGATCTGGATCTGGAAACACTGGATATCTTGCAGGATATGCTGTCCAGTTATGAAGGCACAGTGCTGCTTGTAAGCCATGATCGTGATTTTCTGGATCGGGTTGCCACATCTGTTCTGGCGACAGAGGGAGATGGTAACTGGATAGAATATGCCGGTGGCTACAGTGATATGCTGGCCCAACGGCACCAGAAACCACTTACAACGGCTGCTGTGGTGGAAAATGAACCCTCCAAACCCAAGGATGCAGCCCCAGTACGCGGCCCAGCTAAAAAGCTGAGTTATAAGGACCAGTTCGCGCTGGATAACCTGCCCAAAGAAATGGAAAAGCTGGAAGCGCAGGCCACAACGCTGCGTGAAAAACTGGCTGACCCAGACCTGTACGGAAAAAACCCGGCGCAGTTTGAGAAAATTTCGGCTGATTTACAGAATCTGGAAACCAAGCTGGCTGAATCTGAAGAACGTTGGCTGGAACTGGAAATGAAGCGCGAAGCCCTGCAGGCGGACTAA